One Phreatobacter oligotrophus genomic region harbors:
- a CDS encoding GntR family transcriptional regulator, which translates to MTVAILHQPPPRIIESAAARVERELRAGIIDLTIRPGERLSESEIADRFQVSRQPVREAFIALMRQGLVDVQPQRGTVVVKLSVRRMLDARFIREAIEVAIVRRACERFDPHYRDRAAALIAAQEEAARTGDHASFQRLDSLFHIALAEGADCLEAWNAVEMQKAHMDRVCALTLHSPGSMGPLVTQHQAILDAVEDGDPERAVAAMSHHLSEILRAVAGLELKFAELFE; encoded by the coding sequence ATGACCGTGGCCATCCTCCACCAGCCGCCGCCGCGCATCATCGAAAGCGCGGCCGCGCGGGTCGAGCGCGAGCTTCGCGCCGGGATCATCGACCTGACGATAAGGCCGGGCGAGCGCCTGTCGGAATCGGAGATCGCCGACCGGTTCCAGGTGTCGCGCCAGCCGGTGCGCGAGGCCTTCATCGCGCTGATGCGGCAGGGGCTGGTCGACGTCCAGCCGCAGCGCGGCACGGTGGTGGTGAAGCTGTCGGTGCGGCGGATGCTCGACGCCCGCTTCATCCGCGAGGCCATCGAGGTGGCCATCGTCCGGCGCGCCTGCGAGCGCTTCGACCCGCACTATCGCGACCGCGCCGCGGCCCTCATCGCGGCACAGGAGGAAGCGGCGCGCACCGGCGATCACGCCTCTTTCCAGCGGCTCGACAGCCTGTTCCACATCGCCCTGGCGGAAGGCGCCGACTGTCTCGAGGCTTGGAATGCGGTCGAGATGCAGAAGGCCCATATGGACCGCGTCTGCGCGCTGACGCTGCACTCACCGGGATCGATGGGCCCGCTCGTGACCCAGCACCAGGCCATCCTCGACGCGGTGGAGGATGGCGATCCGGAGCGCGCCGTGGCGGCCATGAGCCACCACCTCAGCGAGATCCTGCGGGCCGTGGCCGGGCTCGAGCTGAAATTCGCCGAGCTGTTCGAATAG
- a CDS encoding TRAP transporter large permease, translating to MELAILFGSFALLLLIGMPIAFCLGVASLATVLYMDVPPVVIFQQMNSGMNAFAMMAIPFFIYSGDLMIRGGIAERLIAFAAALVGHLRGGLGQVNIVTCTLFGGISGSAVADASAVGGLMIPQMKKRGYDADYAVNVTANAAIIALLIPPSHNMIIYSLAAGGNLSIADLFTAGIIPGLMLAASLMVAAYIVAVRRGYPAGTFPGWSMVGRTLVIATPGLLLIGIIFGGVRSGIFTATESSCVAVVYALFITVLVYRQLSWTDFVEATLGAVRTTAMVLLVIGTAGAFGWLMAFLQVPAQTVAFMKSITNDPTVMLLLINVILIFLGTFMDMAPMIIILTPILLPVVKAFGVDPIHFGVILILNAGIGLNTPPVGSVQFVACAIGKVSIGESMRTIWPFYGASIVVLLLVTYVPAFSLWLPAVFR from the coding sequence ATGGAACTCGCCATTCTCTTCGGCAGCTTCGCCCTGCTGCTGCTCATCGGCATGCCGATCGCCTTCTGCCTTGGCGTCGCCTCGCTCGCCACCGTCCTCTACATGGACGTGCCGCCGGTGGTGATCTTCCAGCAGATGAATTCCGGCATGAACGCCTTCGCCATGATGGCGATCCCGTTCTTCATCTATTCCGGCGACCTGATGATTCGCGGCGGCATCGCCGAGCGCCTCATCGCCTTCGCCGCCGCCCTCGTCGGCCACCTGCGCGGCGGCCTCGGCCAGGTCAACATCGTCACCTGCACCCTGTTCGGCGGCATCTCGGGGTCGGCGGTCGCCGACGCCTCGGCCGTCGGCGGCCTGATGATCCCGCAGATGAAGAAGCGTGGCTACGACGCCGACTACGCGGTGAACGTCACGGCCAACGCCGCCATCATCGCGCTGCTCATCCCGCCGTCCCACAACATGATCATCTACTCGCTGGCAGCGGGCGGAAATCTCTCGATCGCCGACCTGTTCACGGCCGGCATCATCCCCGGCCTGATGCTGGCCGCATCGCTGATGGTGGCGGCCTATATCGTCGCCGTGCGGCGCGGCTATCCCGCCGGCACATTCCCCGGCTGGTCCATGGTCGGACGCACCCTCGTCATCGCGACGCCGGGCCTGCTGCTCATCGGCATCATCTTCGGCGGCGTGCGCTCCGGCATCTTCACCGCCACTGAGAGCTCCTGCGTCGCGGTGGTCTACGCGCTATTCATCACCGTGCTGGTCTATCGCCAGCTGTCCTGGACCGACTTCGTCGAGGCAACGCTCGGCGCCGTGCGCACCACGGCCATGGTGCTGCTCGTCATCGGCACGGCCGGCGCCTTCGGCTGGCTCATGGCCTTCCTGCAGGTGCCCGCCCAGACGGTCGCCTTCATGAAGAGCATCACCAACGACCCCACGGTGATGCTGCTGCTGATCAATGTCATCCTGATCTTCCTCGGCACCTTCATGGACATGGCGCCGATGATCATCATCCTCACGCCGATCCTGCTGCCGGTGGTGAAGGCCTTCGGCGTCGATCCGATCCATTTCGGCGTCATCCTGATCCTCAACGCCGGCATCGGCCTCAACACCCCGCCCGTCGGCTCGGTGCAATTCGTCGCCTGCGCCATCGGCAAGGTGTCGATCGGCGAGAGCATGCGCACCATCTGGCCCTTCTACGGCGCCTCGATCGTTGTGCTGCTGCTCGTGACCTATGTCCCGGCCTTCTCCCTCTGGCTCCCCGCCGTCTTCCGCTGA
- a CDS encoding TRAP transporter small permease — protein sequence MQAILARLSPVAALLSRISLLVAGFGVVVMTVLVFWSIFGRYILNDTPTWTEPAVLLLMSWFILLGSATGVRERGHIGFEIGLAASPPPLRFVLKIVTEVLLVGFGLAMLGYGTQLAVGTWSAITPMIGISQGWDYVPVAVGGALIALFSVERLLMVLAGTDEAVDAAAPLIE from the coding sequence ATGCAAGCCATTCTCGCCCGCCTCAGCCCCGTGGCAGCCCTGCTCAGCCGCATCTCGCTGCTGGTTGCAGGCTTCGGGGTCGTCGTGATGACCGTGCTCGTGTTCTGGAGCATCTTCGGTCGCTACATCCTCAACGACACGCCGACCTGGACCGAGCCGGCCGTGCTCCTGCTGATGAGCTGGTTCATCCTACTGGGATCAGCAACCGGCGTGCGTGAGCGGGGCCATATCGGCTTCGAGATTGGGCTTGCAGCCTCGCCACCGCCGCTCCGCTTCGTCCTGAAGATTGTCACCGAGGTGCTTCTCGTGGGCTTTGGGCTGGCCATGCTCGGCTACGGCACGCAGCTCGCCGTCGGCACCTGGAGCGCCATCACCCCGATGATCGGCATCAGCCAGGGCTGGGACTACGTGCCGGTCGCCGTCGGCGGCGCGCTCATCGCCCTCTTCTCCGTCGAACGCCTGCTGATGGTCCTGGCCGGCACCGACGAGGCGGTCGATGCCGCCGCCCCCCTGATCGAGTAA
- a CDS encoding cupin domain-containing protein produces the protein MSAGTDIFLHDGDVAWTDLGGGVKRKILTHDASVMMVRVVFEKGAIGAPHQHPHIQCTLVARGRFEVTIDGRKAVLNAGDSFIVPTNLVHGVVALEAGELVDTFTPRRDDFL, from the coding sequence ATGAGCGCCGGCACCGACATCTTCCTGCATGACGGCGATGTCGCCTGGACCGACCTCGGCGGCGGGGTGAAGCGCAAGATCCTCACCCACGACGCCAGCGTCATGATGGTCCGCGTCGTCTTCGAGAAGGGCGCCATCGGCGCGCCGCACCAGCACCCGCACATCCAGTGCACGCTGGTGGCGCGCGGGCGCTTCGAGGTCACCATCGACGGCCGCAAGGCCGTGCTTAACGCCGGCGACAGCTTCATCGTGCCGACCAACCTCGTCCATGGCGTCGTCGCGCTCGAGGCCGGCGAACTGGTCGACACCTTCACCCCGCGGCGCGACGATTTCCTCTGA
- a CDS encoding efflux RND transporter permease subunit, whose protein sequence is MTQGNWSHWAVTHRPLVLFAILIVMAAGIISYMRLGQAEDPSFTIKVVTITAAWPGATAREMQDQVSERIEKKLQELPYFERAQTYTKSGFTAIQMVFRDTTPPRDVPQLFYQVRKKLDDLKSDLPSGLIGPNVNDEFGDVDSVLYTLTGEGATYADLKRIAERLKSHLLRVPNVTKVNLYGAQDERIFVEFSHAKLATLGVSVSTIFDSLQKQNAVTPAGTIDTSTSRVPLRVTGALDGVEAVAATPVDVNGRIFRLGDIATISRGFVDPPTYLIRQEGQQALLVGVVMQKGANITTLGDDLERSVQSFRAELPVGIEMGQIADQPHVVREAVSEFKTSFVEALAIVLFVSFVSLGLRTGIIVALSVPLVLAVVFTLMYMLGIDLHRISLGALIIALGLLVDDAIIAVEMMVVKMEQGWDRVSAAAYAWTSTAFPMLTGTLVTAIGFLPVGLANSSTGEYAGSIFWVVGMALVVSWFVAVLFTPYLGSVLLPDFHALAERKYQRAVKRAEKRGKPIPPKPDHSDPNALYNTPMYEALRRIVRWSVDHKFVVVIATVAIFAGSLVAFTRVQQQFFPISGRLELFLEMRMPQGSSITASLDTAKRAEAMLKGDGDIRTYTTYVGQGSPRFWLGLNPQLPDESFSQIVIQTKDLAARERVKTRLEKAIAEGALSEARVRVDRFNFGPPVGFPVQYRVIGTEPQAVRDMAVKVREIMRANPSTRDPHLDWNEQSPSVRLVVDQDRARSLGLNVQDVAQTLQTLLSGVTVTTIRDRTEKVDILARAVPNERVDLGRIGDLTIVARGGVPVPLAQVARIEFDQEDPILWRRNRELAITVRSDIVDGIQPAVVSGQVGEALKDLKASLPPGMRIEVGGAVEESEKANASLAALFPVMALGMLTVLMIQLQSFSRLLLVFSTAPLGLIGASLALNLLSAPFGFVALLGLIALAGMIMRNTVILVQQIDENREAGLSLYDAIVEATVHRARPVVLTALAAILAMVPLARSLFWGPMAITIGGGLFAATLLTILFLPALYAVWFRVRKPKPGEVEKPAAEPTPAGLSLAAE, encoded by the coding sequence CTGACCCAGGGCAACTGGTCCCACTGGGCGGTCACGCACCGGCCGCTGGTGCTCTTCGCCATCCTCATCGTGATGGCGGCCGGCATCATCTCGTACATGCGGCTCGGGCAGGCGGAGGATCCGTCCTTCACCATCAAGGTGGTCACCATCACCGCGGCCTGGCCGGGCGCCACCGCCCGCGAGATGCAAGACCAGGTGTCCGAGCGGATCGAGAAGAAGCTGCAGGAACTGCCCTATTTCGAGCGGGCGCAGACCTATACCAAGTCCGGCTTCACGGCGATCCAGATGGTGTTCCGCGACACCACCCCGCCGCGCGACGTGCCGCAGCTCTTCTACCAGGTGCGCAAGAAGCTCGACGATCTGAAGTCGGACCTGCCGAGCGGCCTCATCGGCCCGAATGTCAACGACGAGTTCGGCGACGTCGATTCCGTGCTCTACACCCTCACCGGTGAAGGGGCGACCTATGCCGACCTGAAGCGCATTGCCGAGCGGCTGAAGAGCCATCTGCTGCGCGTGCCGAACGTCACCAAGGTCAATCTCTACGGCGCGCAGGACGAGCGGATCTTCGTCGAGTTCAGCCATGCCAAGCTCGCCACCCTCGGCGTCTCGGTCTCGACTATCTTCGACAGCCTGCAGAAGCAGAACGCCGTCACGCCCGCCGGCACGATCGACACCAGCACGTCCCGCGTTCCGTTGCGCGTCACCGGCGCGCTCGACGGGGTCGAGGCGGTGGCCGCGACGCCGGTCGACGTGAACGGCCGTATCTTCCGGCTCGGCGACATCGCCACGATCTCCCGCGGCTTCGTCGATCCCCCGACCTATCTCATCCGCCAGGAGGGCCAACAGGCCCTGCTGGTCGGCGTCGTCATGCAGAAGGGCGCCAACATCACCACGCTCGGCGACGATCTCGAGCGCTCGGTGCAGAGCTTCCGCGCGGAATTGCCGGTCGGCATCGAGATGGGCCAGATCGCCGACCAGCCGCATGTCGTTCGCGAGGCGGTCTCGGAGTTCAAGACCTCCTTCGTCGAGGCGCTGGCCATCGTGCTCTTCGTCTCCTTCGTCTCGCTTGGCCTGCGCACCGGCATCATCGTCGCCCTGTCCGTGCCGCTCGTCCTCGCGGTCGTTTTCACGCTCATGTACATGCTGGGCATCGACCTGCACCGCATCTCGCTCGGCGCGCTGATCATCGCCCTCGGCCTGCTGGTCGATGACGCGATCATCGCGGTCGAGATGATGGTGGTGAAGATGGAGCAGGGCTGGGACCGCGTCTCCGCGGCGGCCTATGCCTGGACCTCGACCGCCTTCCCGATGCTGACCGGCACGCTCGTCACCGCCATCGGCTTCCTTCCCGTCGGCCTCGCCAATTCCTCCACCGGTGAATATGCCGGCTCGATCTTCTGGGTCGTCGGCATGGCCCTCGTCGTGTCATGGTTCGTGGCCGTGCTGTTCACGCCCTATCTCGGCTCGGTGCTGCTGCCGGACTTCCATGCCCTCGCCGAGCGCAAGTACCAGCGCGCGGTGAAGCGGGCCGAGAAGCGCGGCAAGCCGATCCCGCCGAAGCCGGATCATTCCGATCCCAATGCGCTCTACAACACGCCGATGTACGAGGCCCTGCGTCGCATCGTGCGCTGGTCGGTCGACCACAAGTTCGTCGTGGTCATCGCCACGGTCGCGATCTTCGCCGGCTCGCTCGTCGCCTTCACCCGCGTACAGCAGCAGTTCTTCCCGATTTCGGGCCGTCTCGAACTGTTCCTCGAGATGCGCATGCCGCAGGGTTCATCGATCACCGCCTCGCTGGACACCGCCAAGCGCGCCGAGGCGATGCTCAAGGGCGATGGCGACATCCGCACCTACACGACCTATGTCGGCCAGGGCTCGCCGCGCTTCTGGCTCGGCCTCAATCCGCAGCTCCCCGACGAGTCGTTCTCGCAGATCGTCATCCAGACGAAGGACCTCGCCGCCCGCGAGCGGGTTAAGACCCGGCTCGAGAAGGCCATTGCCGAGGGCGCCCTGTCCGAAGCCCGCGTCCGCGTCGACCGGTTCAATTTCGGCCCGCCGGTCGGCTTCCCCGTGCAGTATCGCGTCATCGGCACCGAGCCGCAGGCCGTGCGCGACATGGCGGTGAAGGTGCGCGAGATCATGCGCGCCAACCCCAGCACCCGCGACCCGCATCTCGACTGGAACGAGCAGTCGCCCTCGGTCCGCCTCGTCGTCGACCAGGACCGCGCGCGTTCCCTCGGCCTCAACGTCCAGGACGTCGCCCAGACGCTGCAGACGCTGCTCTCTGGTGTCACCGTCACGACCATCCGCGACCGCACCGAGAAGGTCGACATCCTCGCCCGCGCCGTGCCGAACGAGCGCGTCGACCTCGGCCGCATCGGCGACCTGACCATCGTCGCCCGCGGCGGCGTGCCGGTGCCACTGGCGCAGGTCGCGCGGATCGAGTTCGACCAGGAGGATCCGATCCTCTGGCGGCGCAATCGCGAGCTCGCCATCACGGTCCGCTCGGATATCGTCGACGGCATCCAGCCGGCCGTGGTCTCCGGCCAGGTGGGCGAGGCGCTCAAGGACCTCAAGGCGTCGCTGCCGCCGGGCATGCGCATCGAGGTCGGTGGCGCGGTGGAGGAATCGGAGAAGGCGAATGCCTCGCTGGCGGCCCTCTTCCCGGTCATGGCGCTTGGCATGCTCACCGTGCTGATGATCCAGCTCCAGTCCTTCTCGCGGCTGCTGCTGGTCTTCTCCACGGCGCCGCTGGGCCTCATCGGCGCGTCGCTGGCGCTCAACCTGCTCTCCGCGCCGTTCGGCTTCGTCGCCCTGCTCGGCCTCATCGCCCTTGCCGGCATGATCATGCGCAACACGGTCATCCTGGTGCAGCAGATCGACGAGAACCGCGAGGCCGGCCTTTCGCTCTATGACGCGATCGTCGAGGCCACCGTGCACCGCGCGCGGCCGGTGGTTCTGACCGCCCTTGCGGCCATCCTCGCCATGGTGCCGCTGGCCCGCTCGCTGTTCTGGGGCCCCATGGCCATCACCATCGGCGGCGGTCTCTTCGCGGCGACGCTGCTGACCATCCTGTTCCTGCCGGCGCTCTATGCGGTGTGGTTCAGGGTCCGCAAGCCGAAGCCGGGCGAGGTGGAAAAGCCCGCGGCTGAACCCACCCCCGCCGGCCTCTCCCTCGCCGCCGAATGA
- a CDS encoding sugar kinase — MDALFIGQTYIDVTLVADAIPTGDEKAVARDHAVSFGGNAVTAAFACAKLGIQPDLLTSLAPDWLGRMFTDMAARYGVFVNPRPVKRSSLSFVIPNNGKRAILRARDDAYLHPYPTLTLGGCRLLHLDGHQADAALAYAKACRERGILTSLDGGGLRSNTEELLGYIDVAVVAERLCEQMELTPAEMLTYLHSRGCKIGAVTLGERGLIWIDAAGVTHALPALAVPSEKVIDTNGAGDIFHGAYCYAALANPEGTWDEHFRFARAASAHAIQHLGNEASLPTLADIAAVRAAYEQGA; from the coding sequence ATGGACGCACTCTTCATCGGACAGACCTATATCGACGTCACCCTGGTGGCGGATGCCATTCCCACGGGGGACGAAAAGGCCGTCGCCCGCGACCATGCCGTCTCCTTCGGCGGCAATGCGGTGACCGCCGCCTTCGCCTGCGCCAAGCTCGGCATCCAGCCAGACCTGCTGACCTCGCTCGCTCCAGACTGGCTCGGCCGCATGTTCACCGACATGGCGGCGCGTTACGGCGTCTTCGTCAATCCGCGCCCGGTAAAGCGCTCCTCGCTCTCCTTCGTCATTCCCAACAACGGCAAGCGCGCCATCCTGCGCGCCCGCGACGACGCCTACCTGCACCCGTATCCGACCCTGACGCTGGGCGGCTGCCGCCTCCTCCACCTCGACGGCCACCAGGCCGACGCGGCGCTCGCCTATGCCAAGGCCTGCCGGGAGCGCGGCATCCTGACCTCGCTCGACGGCGGCGGCCTCAGGTCCAACACCGAGGAGCTGCTCGGCTATATCGACGTGGCGGTGGTGGCTGAGCGCCTGTGCGAGCAGATGGAACTGACGCCCGCGGAGATGCTCACCTATCTCCATTCCCGCGGCTGCAAGATCGGCGCGGTGACGCTTGGCGAGCGCGGCCTGATCTGGATCGACGCGGCCGGCGTGACCCACGCCCTGCCCGCCCTTGCCGTGCCCTCCGAGAAGGTCATCGACACGAACGGCGCCGGCGACATTTTCCACGGCGCCTATTGCTATGCCGCGCTCGCCAATCCGGAGGGGACGTGGGACGAGCATTTCCGCTTCGCCCGCGCGGCCTCCGCCCATGCGATCCAGCATCTCGGCAACGAGGCCAGCCTGCCGACCCTTGCCGACATCGCGGCGGTGCGGGCGGCCTACGAGCAGGGGGCCTGA
- a CDS encoding TRAP transporter substrate-binding protein: MLTRRTFVSTAGALVAGPAIIGPASAQATVTLRSTDIHPDGYPTIEAVKFMGQLLEQRTSGRIKINVFHSAQLGQERDTIDQTRFGVIDMNRINMAPFNNLIASTNVPALPFIFRSVDHMRKVMDGSIGDSILNDFTAHGLVGLAFYDSGSRSFYNSKRPINTPADMRGMKIRVQQSDMFVALVQALGANATPMPFGEVFTSLQTGVIDGAENNWPSYESTRHFEVAKFFSATEHSLSPEVLVMSKRSFDRFNAADQALIRAAAKESVAKMRELWDAREKASEAKVRAGGAQINTVEKQPFIDAMKPVYDRFVTDAKMKELVARIQALT, from the coding sequence ATGCTGACACGCCGCACCTTCGTGTCCACCGCCGGCGCCCTCGTGGCCGGCCCCGCCATTATCGGCCCGGCCTCGGCCCAGGCCACCGTCACCCTGCGCTCCACCGACATCCATCCCGATGGCTATCCGACCATCGAGGCGGTGAAGTTCATGGGCCAGCTGCTCGAGCAGCGCACCAGCGGCCGCATCAAGATCAACGTGTTCCACTCCGCCCAGCTCGGCCAGGAGCGTGACACGATCGACCAGACGCGGTTCGGCGTTATCGACATGAACCGCATCAACATGGCGCCGTTCAACAATCTGATCGCGTCGACCAACGTGCCCGCCCTGCCCTTCATCTTCCGCTCGGTCGATCACATGCGGAAGGTCATGGACGGATCGATCGGCGATTCGATCCTCAATGACTTCACGGCCCATGGTTTGGTCGGCCTCGCCTTCTACGATTCGGGATCGCGCTCCTTCTACAACTCCAAGCGCCCGATCAACACGCCGGCCGACATGCGCGGCATGAAGATCCGCGTGCAGCAGTCCGACATGTTCGTCGCCCTGGTCCAGGCGCTCGGCGCCAATGCCACGCCCATGCCCTTCGGCGAGGTCTTCACCAGCCTGCAGACCGGCGTCATCGACGGTGCCGAGAACAACTGGCCGAGCTACGAGTCGACCCGCCATTTCGAGGTGGCGAAGTTCTTCTCGGCGACCGAGCATTCGCTCAGCCCCGAAGTGCTCGTCATGTCGAAGCGCTCGTTCGACCGGTTCAACGCCGCCGACCAGGCGCTCATTCGCGCCGCGGCCAAGGAATCGGTCGCCAAGATGCGCGAGCTCTGGGATGCCCGCGAGAAGGCTTCCGAGGCCAAGGTCCGCGCCGGCGGCGCGCAGATCAACACCGTGGAGAAGCAGCCCTTCATCGACGCGATGAAGCCGGTCTACGACCGCTTCGTCACCGACGCGAAGATGAAGGAGCTCGTCGCCCGCATCCAGGCCCTGACCTGA
- the kduI gene encoding 5-dehydro-4-deoxy-D-glucuronate isomerase — translation MSITVRQASHPDAARAYDTTQLRAHFLVETLFKADSIELTYSHVDRIIVGGAMPVNGPLKLETSKPIGQATFLARRELGICNVGGAGRVICDGETFNVHHRDMLYVAMGTTDVRFESQSHDEPAKFYLFSTPAHARHRTILVREAEANALELGTQEQANTRTLRQYIIPGRVQSCQLVMGLTTLKPGNTWNTMPSHVHDRRCEAYLYFDMKPDTRVFHLMGEPQETRHLVVANDQAIISPPWSIHSGCGTAAYSFVWAMGGDNQDFTDMDMIPMEALR, via the coding sequence ATGTCCATCACCGTCCGCCAGGCGTCCCATCCGGATGCCGCCCGCGCCTATGACACCACCCAGCTGCGCGCCCATTTCCTCGTGGAGACCCTGTTCAAGGCGGACTCCATCGAGCTGACCTACAGCCATGTCGACCGCATCATCGTCGGCGGCGCCATGCCGGTGAACGGCCCGCTCAAGCTGGAGACTTCCAAGCCCATCGGCCAGGCGACCTTCCTCGCCCGCCGCGAACTCGGCATCTGCAATGTCGGCGGCGCCGGCCGCGTCATCTGCGACGGCGAGACCTTCAACGTCCACCATCGCGACATGCTCTATGTCGCCATGGGCACGACCGACGTCCGGTTCGAGTCCCAGAGCCATGATGAGCCGGCAAAGTTCTATCTTTTCTCGACGCCGGCCCATGCCCGCCACCGCACCATCCTGGTGCGGGAAGCCGAGGCCAATGCGCTGGAGCTCGGCACGCAGGAGCAGGCCAACACCCGCACGCTGCGCCAGTACATCATCCCCGGCCGGGTCCAGTCCTGCCAGCTGGTGATGGGCCTCACCACCCTGAAGCCCGGCAACACCTGGAACACCATGCCGAGCCATGTCCACGACCGGCGCTGCGAGGCCTATCTCTATTTCGACATGAAGCCGGACACCCGCGTCTTCCACCTCATGGGCGAGCCACAGGAGACGCGCCACCTCGTCGTCGCCAACGACCAGGCGATCATCTCGCCGCCCTGGTCCATCCATTCAGGCTGCGGCACGGCGGCCTATTCCTTCGTCTGGGCCATGGGTGGCGACAACCAGGACTTCACGGACATGGACATGATCCCGATGGAGGCGCTGCGATGA